The proteins below come from a single Poecilia reticulata strain Guanapo linkage group LG5, Guppy_female_1.0+MT, whole genome shotgun sequence genomic window:
- the asb14a gene encoding dynein heavy chain 12, axonemal isoform X1, whose protein sequence is MNPSGYVLEDDEEDAAIQYMIEQSLLESSKQREVHRESSAGNELSTDSGSSNISKIFSAIKQGNEKLLKDFSVRLKDEFLRSDSRGWTPLHEAAAQSNQAVLEVTLTAAGPDSLEARTLRGQTALFLAVEAGLVENASFLLDRGAQPDSQDQDQDAPLFVAIRSDRTDLVKLLLLRGSSVNQAGCHGRRPLHEASRAGNVELVKLLLEAGARPDPRSNYGFTPLALAAQGGHLEVVELLLRKGADIFSQAHDEASVLYEASASGNAAVVRLLLDHGADANVSNHTGHLPIHRASHRGHLQSLKLLLPVTNMRDVSDSGISPLHSAAAEAHTHCIQALLDAGYDPNFMLHPWIRRSYDDERKSALFFAVSNNDMASVKLLLEAGAMPNQDPVKCLQVALRLGNYDLIHLLLRYGANVNYFSKINTTHFPSALQYALKDEVILRMLCNYGYDVELCFDCPYGNSSHIPEDYEGWTCSVIKDTLFCEVITVYWLKDLSGPVVRVLLDYVDHVTLCSKLKAVLMEQSQWAEICRLQENPWCLQHLCRLRIRRCLGRLRLRSPVFMSFMPLPERLKDYILYREYDLLGRQRSSPG, encoded by the exons ATGAATCCTAGTGGATATGTGTTGGAGGATGATGAGGAAGATGCAGCGATTCAGTACATGATAGAGCAGAGTCTGCTGGAGAGCAGCAAGCAGAGGGAGGTTCACAGAGAGTCGTCAGCAGGAAACGAGCTGAG cacCGATTCAGGATCTTCCAACATCTCCAAGATCTTCTCTGCTATAAAACAAG GAAACGAGAAGCTGCTGAAGGATTTTTCTGTGCGGCTGAAAGACGAGTTTCTGCGGAGCGACAGCCGAGGCTGGACGCCGCTCCACGAGGCGGCAGCTCAGAGCAACCAGGCCGTCCTGGAGGTCACACTCACAG CTGCAGGTCCGGACTCTCTGGAGGCCCGGACTCTTCGGGGCCAGACGGCCCTCTTCCTGGCGGTGGAAGCCGGTCTGGTGGAAAACGCCTCGTTCCTCCTGGACCGCGGCGCTCAGCCGGACtcccaggaccaggaccaggacgcCCCGCTGTTTGTAG CCATCCGTTCGGACCGAACCGACCtggtgaagctgctgctcctccgtGGCTCCAGTGTGAACCAGGCGGGCTGCCACGGCCGCCGGCCGCTCCACGAGGCGTCGCGGGCGGGCAACGTGGAGctggtgaagctgctgctggaggccgGGGCGCGGCCGGACCCACGCAGCAACTACGGCTTCACGCCGCTGGCGCTGGCGGCGCAGGGAGGACACCTGGAGGTGGTGGAGCTCCTGCTGAGGAAAG GAGCAGACATTTTCTCTCAGGCGCACGACGAGGCGTCCGTCTTATACGAAGCGTCTGCTTCAGGGAACGCGGCCGTCGTGCGTCTGCTGCTGGACCACGGAGCCGACGCCAACGTGTCCAATCACACGGGACACCTGCCGATCCACCGGGCCTCGCACAGAGGACACCTGCA gtccctgaaactgctgctgccggTCACCAACATGAGAGATGTGAGCGACAGCGGGATCAGCCCTCTTCATTCAGCGGCTGCAGAGGCGCACACACACTGcatccag GCCTTGCTGGATGCGGGTTACGACCCCAACTTCATGCTCCACCCCTGGATCCGCCGCAGCTACGACGACGAGAGGAAGTCCGCTCTCTTCTTCGCCGTTTCCAATAACGACATGGCGTcggtgaagctgctgctggaggccgGAGCCATGCCCAACCAGGACCCGGTCAAGTGTCTGCAG gtTGCACTCCGTCTGGGCAACTACGATCTGATCCACCTGTTGCTGCGTTACGGCGCCAACGTCAACTACTTCTCCAAAATAAACACGACGCATTTCCCCTCCGCGCTGCAGTACGCGCTCAAAGACGAG GTCATTCTCAGGATGCTGTGTAACTATGGTTACGACGTGGAGCTCTGCTTTGACTGTCCCTATGGCAACAGCTCCCACATTCCTGAGGACTACGAGGGATGGACCTGCTCTGTGATCAAAGATACTTTG TTCTGTGAGGTCATCACCGTCTACTGGCTGAAAGACCTGTCGGGTCCGGTGGTTCGAGTGCTGCTGGACTACGTGGATCACGTGACGCTGTGTTCCAAACTGAAGGCGGTTCTGATGGAGCAGAGCCAGTGGGCAGAGATCTGCAGACTACAAG AAAACCCCTGGTGCCTGCAGCATCTCTGCCGCCTGCGGATCCGTCGTTGTCTCGGCCGCCTCCGTCTGCGGTCGCCCGTCTTCATGAGCTTCATGCCGCTGCCGGAGCGGCTGAAGGACTACATCCTGTACCGGGAATACGACCTGCTGGGCCGGCAGAGGAGCAGCCCGGGCTGA
- the asb14a gene encoding ankyrin repeat and SOCS box protein 14 isoform X2 has product MNPSGYVLEDDEEDAAIQYMIEQSLLESSKQREVHRESSAGNELSTDSGSSNISKIFSAIKQGNEKLLKDFSVRLKDEFLRSDSRGWTPLHEAAAQSNQAVLEVTLTAAGPDSLEARTLRGQTALFLAVEAGLVENASFLLDRGAQPDSQDQDQDAPLFVAIRSDRTDLVKLLLLRGSSVNQAGCHGRRPLHEASRAGNVELVKLLLEAGARPDPRSNYGFTPLALAAQGGHLEVVELLLRKGADIFSQAHDEASVLYEASASGNAAVVRLLLDHGADANVSNHTGHLPIHRASHRGHLQSLKLLLPVTNMRDVSDSGISPLHSAAAEAHTHCIQALLDAGYDPNFMLHPWIRRSYDDERKSALFFAVSNNDMASVKLLLEAGAMPNQDPVKCLQVALRLGNYDLIHLLLRYGANVNYFSKINTTHFPSALQYALKDEVILRMLCNYGYDVELCFDCPYGNSSHIPEDYEGWTCSVIKDTLRSSVRSSPSTG; this is encoded by the exons ATGAATCCTAGTGGATATGTGTTGGAGGATGATGAGGAAGATGCAGCGATTCAGTACATGATAGAGCAGAGTCTGCTGGAGAGCAGCAAGCAGAGGGAGGTTCACAGAGAGTCGTCAGCAGGAAACGAGCTGAG cacCGATTCAGGATCTTCCAACATCTCCAAGATCTTCTCTGCTATAAAACAAG GAAACGAGAAGCTGCTGAAGGATTTTTCTGTGCGGCTGAAAGACGAGTTTCTGCGGAGCGACAGCCGAGGCTGGACGCCGCTCCACGAGGCGGCAGCTCAGAGCAACCAGGCCGTCCTGGAGGTCACACTCACAG CTGCAGGTCCGGACTCTCTGGAGGCCCGGACTCTTCGGGGCCAGACGGCCCTCTTCCTGGCGGTGGAAGCCGGTCTGGTGGAAAACGCCTCGTTCCTCCTGGACCGCGGCGCTCAGCCGGACtcccaggaccaggaccaggacgcCCCGCTGTTTGTAG CCATCCGTTCGGACCGAACCGACCtggtgaagctgctgctcctccgtGGCTCCAGTGTGAACCAGGCGGGCTGCCACGGCCGCCGGCCGCTCCACGAGGCGTCGCGGGCGGGCAACGTGGAGctggtgaagctgctgctggaggccgGGGCGCGGCCGGACCCACGCAGCAACTACGGCTTCACGCCGCTGGCGCTGGCGGCGCAGGGAGGACACCTGGAGGTGGTGGAGCTCCTGCTGAGGAAAG GAGCAGACATTTTCTCTCAGGCGCACGACGAGGCGTCCGTCTTATACGAAGCGTCTGCTTCAGGGAACGCGGCCGTCGTGCGTCTGCTGCTGGACCACGGAGCCGACGCCAACGTGTCCAATCACACGGGACACCTGCCGATCCACCGGGCCTCGCACAGAGGACACCTGCA gtccctgaaactgctgctgccggTCACCAACATGAGAGATGTGAGCGACAGCGGGATCAGCCCTCTTCATTCAGCGGCTGCAGAGGCGCACACACACTGcatccag GCCTTGCTGGATGCGGGTTACGACCCCAACTTCATGCTCCACCCCTGGATCCGCCGCAGCTACGACGACGAGAGGAAGTCCGCTCTCTTCTTCGCCGTTTCCAATAACGACATGGCGTcggtgaagctgctgctggaggccgGAGCCATGCCCAACCAGGACCCGGTCAAGTGTCTGCAG gtTGCACTCCGTCTGGGCAACTACGATCTGATCCACCTGTTGCTGCGTTACGGCGCCAACGTCAACTACTTCTCCAAAATAAACACGACGCATTTCCCCTCCGCGCTGCAGTACGCGCTCAAAGACGAG GTCATTCTCAGGATGCTGTGTAACTATGGTTACGACGTGGAGCTCTGCTTTGACTGTCCCTATGGCAACAGCTCCCACATTCCTGAGGACTACGAGGGATGGACCTGCTCTGTGATCAAAGATACTTTG CGCAGTTCTGTGAGGTCATCACCGTCTACTGGCTGA
- the ccdc51 gene encoding mitochondrial potassium channel yields MRYRGAQIYIWARGSCCLSRHHLAARTAPVRPYSSEPPSRPSPPTGSSPLVQKGAAEVVKERSLSALQHAGELGREWSRRSAQAATATVNYWWGRYEEFVGLTEVREAQTKVTEAEAAFMVARGIVREAHSSLEALQSRLKEVRDRLDRVSREEAHYLELATMEHKLLQEERRLRTAYENAESSEREKFGLFSAAVRESHEKERTRAERTKNWSIVGSVLGALIGVMGSTYINRVRLQELKNLLLEAQKGPESLQEALKVQAGNHQTQQDQLGELIDSLRVTLADAFTPSNSAPQGKGGPTTASPAVSLSTSKDLQVQNQKTESLLASLTAQLGRLQQGVGKVEGELLAVRKVLETEPQTQTRSAGLQRAAATLETETVARRLEDTRRTLGEGIRMNTAYNAVFSYTAAAVTISAVYLLLRGTG; encoded by the exons ATGAG GTACAGAGGAGCTCAGATCTACATCTGGGCTCGAGGCTCATGCTGTCTGTCTCGGCACCATCTGGCGGCCAGAACCGCTCCGGTTCGACCGTACAGCTCTGAACCGCCGTCTCGACCTTCTCCACCCACTGGGTCCTCCCCTCTTGTACAGAAAGGTGCAGCTGAGGTGGTGAAGGAGCGCAGCCTGTCTGCCCTGCAG CATGCAGGAGAGTTGGGCCGGGAGTGGAGCCGGAGGTCGGCGCAGGCGGCCACAGCCACTGTGAACTACTGGTGGGGGAGATACGAAGAGTTTGTGGGGCTGACCGAGGTCCGCGAGGCTCAAACCAAGGTCACAGAG GCTGAAGCGGCGTTCATGGTGGCCAGAGGAATCGTGCGTGAGGCGCACAGCAGCCTGGAGGCGCTGCAGAGCCGCCTGAAGGAGGTCAGAGACCGGCTGGACCGCGTCTCCAGGGAGGAGGCTCACTACCTGGAGCTGGCCACGATGGAGCACAAGCTGCTGCAG GAGGAACGGCGTCTCCGGACTGCGTACGAGAACGCCGAGAGTTCGGAGAGGGAAAAGTTCGGCCTGTTTTCGGCGGCGGTGAGGGAGAGTCACGAGAAGGAGAGGACGAGAGCGGAGCGCACCAAGAACTGGTCCATCGTCGGCTCTGTGCTCGGAGCCCTGATCGGGGTCATGGGGTCAACGTACATCAACCGCGTCCGCCTTCAG GAGTTGAAGAATCTTCTTCTTGAGGCCCAGAAAGGTCCGGAGAGTCTGCAGGAGGCGCTGAAAGTGCAGGCTGGGAACCACCAAACCCAGCAGGACCAGCTGGGTGAACTCATCGACAGCCTCCGGGTCACTCTGGCCGACGCCTTCACTCCGAGCAACAGCGCCCCCCAGGGGAAGGGAGGACCCACCACAGCCTCGCCTGCCGTTTCTCTTTCCACCTCTAAAGACCttcaggtccagaaccagaagacgGAGTCGCTGCTGGCGTCGCTGACGGCCCAACTGGGTCGGCTCCAGCAGGGCGTCGGTAAGGTGGAGGGCGAACTGCTGGCGGTGCGGAAGGTTCTGGAAACCGAACCTCAGACCCAAACCCGATCCGCTGGCCTTCAGAGAGCAGCGGCGACACTGGAGACGGAGACGGTGGCGAGACGCCTGGAGGACACCAGGAGGACGCTGGGGGAAGGAATCAGGATGAACACGGCTTACAACGCCGTGTTCAGCTACACCGCCGCCGCCGTTACCATCTCTGCCGTGTACCTGCTGCTCCGGGGAACTGGTTGA